The Listeria swaminathanii genome has a window encoding:
- the pnpS gene encoding two-component system histidine kinase PnpS, which yields MKKLWLKIGLSFIILFFVVMVIVGVFSGELMKSTYLNMKESQLEDDAKILLQTTNIENLDLDKDAAAIQKSLNPLGDEIDARITVIDSEGDVVADTKKDPANLDNHMNRPEVTDILEKGKSVGISIRESDSLGYSMLYVAVPVKHQDKTDGVLRISISLESVDAAVDKLWGNLALIFGIALVIIAAISVFIARKITRPVREIIEVSTDLANHKYDSRIHGKVSGELQDLSVSVNTLAESLETQMFEIKQNEQRLNAIVQNLVSGVMLINIDKQVIMTNRTMYQILGETEITGKPFYEVIKSFALSQLIEATFETKTIQQKEIILYFPREMILDASVSPILAENGEITGIILLLHDITQIRHLENVRSEFVTNVSHELKTPVTALKGFAETLLDGAMYDEMLLKKFLTIIKEESDRLHRLIMDILALSRIEQNPVPENIEIVDMDDVIEQSARTIFEMATEKNIQVTIPEKTSTPVTIETDRDKLQQILINLLSNAINYTPVDGKVEVKLIDHEAEVIIEVTDNGIGIPAKDIDRVFERFYRVDKARSRHSGGTGLGLSIVKHLVENCGGRIEVESQEEVGSTFRVTLPKKA from the coding sequence ATGAAAAAATTATGGCTGAAAATCGGATTATCTTTTATTATCTTATTTTTCGTTGTGATGGTTATCGTGGGTGTTTTTTCCGGCGAGCTAATGAAATCAACGTATTTAAATATGAAAGAAAGTCAATTAGAAGATGATGCGAAAATCTTACTTCAAACAACTAATATTGAAAATCTGGATTTAGATAAAGATGCCGCAGCTATCCAAAAGAGCCTTAATCCACTCGGAGATGAAATTGATGCGCGTATTACGGTGATTGATAGCGAGGGTGATGTAGTAGCTGATACGAAAAAAGATCCAGCTAATCTCGATAATCATATGAACCGCCCAGAAGTAACAGATATTCTGGAAAAAGGAAAAAGTGTTGGTATTTCTATCCGTGAGAGTGATTCACTTGGTTACAGTATGCTATATGTTGCAGTTCCCGTTAAGCACCAAGACAAAACAGATGGCGTTTTAAGGATTTCGATTTCACTTGAATCTGTCGACGCAGCAGTGGATAAACTTTGGGGAAATCTAGCGCTTATTTTCGGAATTGCGCTTGTTATTATCGCAGCAATCAGTGTTTTCATCGCTAGAAAAATCACGAGACCGGTTCGCGAAATTATCGAAGTTTCGACAGACTTAGCCAATCATAAATACGACAGCCGCATTCACGGCAAAGTCAGCGGGGAGCTCCAAGACCTTTCTGTCAGTGTTAATACATTAGCAGAAAGCCTTGAAACGCAAATGTTTGAAATTAAGCAAAATGAACAGCGCCTCAACGCGATTGTCCAAAACTTAGTCAGCGGCGTGATGCTTATTAATATCGACAAACAAGTAATCATGACCAACCGAACAATGTATCAAATTTTAGGTGAAACAGAAATTACTGGCAAGCCATTTTATGAAGTCATCAAAAGTTTCGCGCTGAGCCAGTTAATAGAAGCAACTTTTGAAACAAAAACCATTCAACAAAAAGAAATTATTCTCTATTTCCCACGCGAAATGATTTTAGATGCAAGTGTTTCGCCAATTTTAGCAGAAAATGGGGAAATTACCGGGATTATCTTACTTTTACACGATATTACGCAAATTCGCCACTTAGAAAATGTGCGCTCCGAATTTGTAACGAATGTGTCGCACGAACTTAAAACACCAGTGACCGCATTAAAAGGCTTCGCGGAAACCTTACTCGACGGCGCTATGTATGACGAAATGCTACTCAAAAAATTCTTAACTATTATTAAAGAAGAAAGTGACCGATTGCATCGTTTAATTATGGATATTCTCGCGCTTTCCAGAATTGAACAAAATCCAGTCCCAGAAAATATCGAGATTGTGGATATGGATGACGTAATCGAACAATCAGCCCGTACTATTTTTGAAATGGCAACCGAGAAAAATATTCAAGTTACTATCCCAGAAAAAACAAGCACACCAGTTACAATTGAAACGGATCGTGATAAATTACAACAAATTTTAATTAACTTACTTTCTAACGCAATCAACTACACTCCTGTGGACGGAAAAGTAGAAGTTAAATTAATTGATCATGAAGCAGAAGTTATAATAGAAGTAACTGATAATGGAATTGGAATCCCAGCTAAAGATATTGACCGCGTATTTGAACGCTTCTACCGAGTGGACAAAGCTCGTAGCAGGCATTCAGGTGGTACCGGCCTTGGACTCTCGATCGTTAAACACTTAGTCGAAAATTGCGGCGGACGAATCGAAGTAGAAAGCCAAGAAGAAGTCGGCTCGACATTCCGTGTTACTTTACCAAAAAAAGCCTAA
- a CDS encoding phosphate ABC transporter substrate-binding protein: MKKKYLGIVAMLAAVMLVFAACGSDSSSADKANGSTKGDKEVSGSLTAVGSTALQPLVEAASKEFTNTNPKAQINVQGGGSGTGLTQVQQGAVEIGNSDVFAEEKDGVDASKLVDHRVAVVGMAPVVNKDVGVKNITKQQLIDIFTGKTTNWKDVGGKDEKITIINRAEGSGTRATFEKWGLDGKTPIKAQEQDSSGTVRKIVSETPGAISYLAFSYIDASVVGLSLDGVEPTEDKVATNDWKIWSYEHMYTNGEPKGLTKTFLKYMTSDEVQNNIVPQLGYQSIKSMKVERDSSGKLTDVK, translated from the coding sequence ATGAAAAAGAAGTATTTGGGAATAGTAGCAATGTTAGCAGCAGTAATGCTTGTCTTCGCAGCATGCGGAAGTGACAGCAGTTCAGCAGATAAAGCAAACGGATCAACAAAAGGGGATAAAGAAGTTTCTGGCTCATTAACAGCAGTCGGATCCACTGCACTTCAACCACTCGTTGAAGCAGCTTCCAAAGAATTTACAAACACAAATCCTAAAGCACAAATCAACGTGCAAGGCGGCGGTTCTGGAACTGGTTTAACACAAGTACAACAAGGCGCAGTTGAAATTGGTAACTCGGACGTATTCGCTGAAGAAAAAGACGGCGTAGATGCTTCGAAACTAGTTGATCACCGTGTAGCAGTTGTCGGAATGGCACCAGTTGTAAACAAAGATGTAGGCGTTAAAAATATCACTAAACAACAATTAATCGATATCTTCACTGGCAAAACAACAAACTGGAAAGACGTTGGCGGTAAAGACGAAAAAATTACAATCATCAACCGTGCAGAAGGAAGCGGAACACGTGCTACTTTCGAAAAATGGGGACTTGATGGTAAAACACCAATTAAAGCACAAGAACAAGATTCATCTGGTACAGTTCGTAAAATCGTAAGCGAAACTCCAGGAGCAATCAGCTACCTAGCATTCTCTTACATTGATGCTTCCGTAGTCGGTCTTTCACTAGATGGTGTGGAACCAACAGAAGATAAAGTAGCAACAAACGACTGGAAAATCTGGTCTTATGAACATATGTATACAAATGGCGAACCTAAAGGCCTAACAAAAACTTTCTTGAAATACATGACTTCTGATGAAGTACAAAACAATATCGTACCACAACTTGGTTACCAATCAATCAAATCCATGAAAGTGGAACGCGATTCATCTGGTAAACTAACTGACGTAAAATAA
- the pstC gene encoding phosphate ABC transporter permease subunit PstC, with protein sequence MEAIKEKKLTQTSKKAHLETRGKIITFICISIMVIAAASILFFVISKGLATFTVNKVSFVDFITGTDWNPSQKDANGNPLVGALPMIIGSFAVTLFAACIAGPLAIGAAIFMVEISPKFGKKVLQPVMELLVGIPSVVYGFIGLSVVVPFIRDHISGSGFGIAAATVVLTVMILPTVTSLSVDAIKSVPRHYREASLALGATRFQTIWKVVLRSSRSGILTAIVFGMARAFGEALAVQMVIGNSAVIPTSLFEPASTLTSILTMGMGNTVMGTLDNNILWSLAMVLLAMSLFFIIVIRFIGRRRKVK encoded by the coding sequence TTGGAAGCGATAAAAGAAAAGAAGCTTACACAAACTTCTAAAAAGGCGCATCTAGAAACTAGAGGCAAAATAATTACATTCATCTGTATTTCCATCATGGTTATTGCCGCAGCGTCTATTTTGTTTTTTGTTATATCAAAAGGTTTAGCTACATTTACGGTCAATAAAGTGTCTTTTGTTGATTTTATAACTGGGACAGACTGGAATCCTTCGCAAAAAGATGCAAACGGTAATCCATTAGTTGGTGCTTTGCCAATGATTATTGGTTCATTTGCAGTAACACTTTTTGCAGCTTGTATTGCTGGCCCACTTGCAATCGGTGCCGCAATTTTTATGGTGGAAATTTCACCTAAGTTTGGGAAAAAAGTTTTACAACCAGTTATGGAACTTTTAGTTGGAATTCCATCTGTTGTTTATGGGTTCATTGGACTAAGTGTTGTCGTTCCATTTATTCGTGACCATATTTCGGGAAGTGGGTTTGGTATTGCAGCTGCGACGGTCGTTTTAACAGTCATGATTTTGCCGACGGTTACTTCACTCAGCGTGGATGCGATTAAATCTGTTCCACGTCACTACCGAGAAGCTTCATTGGCGCTTGGAGCAACACGTTTCCAGACGATTTGGAAAGTAGTACTTCGTAGTTCGCGTTCCGGTATTTTGACGGCGATTGTTTTCGGGATGGCACGTGCATTCGGTGAGGCTCTTGCTGTACAAATGGTTATTGGGAACTCTGCGGTTATTCCAACATCCTTATTCGAGCCAGCCTCTACATTAACTAGTATTTTAACAATGGGTATGGGAAATACGGTTATGGGTACGCTTGATAATAATATCCTTTGGTCACTTGCAATGGTGCTACTAGCAATGTCACTATTCTTCATCATTGTGATCCGTTTCATCGGACGTAGGAGGAAAGTCAAATGA
- the pstA gene encoding phosphate ABC transporter permease PstA produces MNVKTKDKIATGVFYAIAVLIVIILAGLLGYILVKGVPQLSWKFLTTPPQSFQAGGGIGPEIWNSFYMLIITMLISVPISLGAGIYMAEYARKNWITDLIRTTIEVLSSLPSIVVGLFGFLVFVIQMGWSFSVISGALTLTIFNLPLLIRVVEEALNAIPNTQREAGLALGLSRWETITRVLVPAALPAIITGVILAAGRVFGEAAALIFTAGQSTPILDFTDWNPMNPASPLNIFRPAETLAVHIWKINGEGIMPDAQAVSDGASAVLILSVLLFNILARLLGKVVYKRMTSS; encoded by the coding sequence ATGAATGTAAAAACAAAAGATAAAATCGCGACAGGCGTTTTCTATGCCATTGCTGTATTAATTGTCATTATCTTAGCTGGTTTATTAGGCTATATTTTAGTAAAAGGTGTTCCGCAATTAAGCTGGAAGTTTTTGACGACCCCACCACAGTCGTTCCAAGCTGGTGGCGGAATCGGCCCGGAAATCTGGAATTCATTTTATATGCTTATTATTACTATGCTCATCTCTGTCCCTATCTCGCTCGGAGCGGGAATTTATATGGCAGAATATGCGCGTAAAAATTGGATTACAGATTTAATTCGTACAACAATCGAAGTGCTTTCCTCGCTTCCTTCTATTGTAGTTGGGCTATTCGGTTTCCTTGTTTTTGTTATTCAAATGGGGTGGAGCTTCTCGGTTATTTCCGGGGCGCTTACACTAACGATTTTCAATTTACCATTATTAATTCGTGTTGTTGAAGAAGCACTTAATGCGATTCCCAACACGCAACGTGAGGCGGGACTTGCGCTAGGTTTATCCAGATGGGAAACGATTACGCGAGTACTTGTTCCGGCCGCGCTTCCAGCAATCATTACGGGGGTTATTTTAGCAGCAGGACGTGTATTCGGTGAAGCAGCCGCGCTTATTTTTACGGCAGGTCAAAGTACGCCGATACTTGATTTTACTGATTGGAACCCAATGAACCCAGCTTCACCATTAAATATTTTCCGCCCAGCAGAAACACTTGCAGTTCATATTTGGAAAATTAACGGCGAAGGAATTATGCCAGATGCGCAAGCCGTTTCTGACGGAGCATCAGCCGTATTAATTCTATCCGTATTACTTTTCAATATTCTCGCTCGCTTGCTTGGAAAAGTTGTTTATAAACGCATGACTTCATCGTAA
- the pstB gene encoding phosphate ABC transporter ATP-binding protein PstB — translation MLTKKPEINTILQATPDPHSLPAAMATEDLHVYYGDNHAIKGVDLTFPENKVTALIGPSGCGKSTYLRALNRMNDEIDGCRMEGQILYDGININRKEVDLYNVRKEIGMVFQKPNPFTKSIYENVAFGLKRHGMKNKKEIMERVEKSLRRAALWDEVKDDLGKSALSLSGGQQQRLCIARAVAMQPKVLLLDEPASALDPISTSKIEDLINELKNKYTIIIVTHNMQQAARVSDYTSFFYLGEVVEFSGTSELFTNPQEKQTEDYISGNFG, via the coding sequence ATGTTAACAAAGAAACCTGAAATCAATACTATTTTACAAGCAACACCAGATCCTCATTCACTTCCTGCTGCGATGGCGACGGAGGATTTGCATGTATACTACGGGGATAACCACGCAATCAAAGGTGTGGATTTAACTTTCCCAGAAAATAAGGTTACCGCTTTAATTGGACCATCTGGTTGCGGGAAATCTACTTATCTACGAGCATTAAATCGCATGAACGACGAAATTGATGGTTGTCGTATGGAAGGCCAAATTTTATACGATGGCATTAATATTAATCGTAAAGAAGTCGACTTGTACAACGTTCGTAAAGAAATCGGGATGGTATTCCAAAAACCAAACCCATTCACCAAATCCATTTATGAAAATGTTGCTTTTGGTCTTAAACGTCATGGTATGAAGAATAAAAAAGAAATCATGGAGCGCGTGGAGAAAAGCTTGCGCCGTGCAGCTCTGTGGGATGAAGTAAAAGACGATTTAGGAAAAAGTGCGCTATCACTTTCCGGTGGGCAGCAACAACGACTGTGTATCGCTCGAGCAGTTGCCATGCAGCCGAAAGTTTTACTGCTTGATGAACCAGCATCTGCGCTCGATCCAATTTCAACAAGTAAAATTGAAGATTTAATCAATGAACTGAAAAATAAATATACAATCATTATCGTAACGCATAATATGCAACAAGCAGCGCGGGTTTCCGACTATACTTCCTTCTTTTATCTAGGAGAAGTCGTGGAATTCTCAGGAACATCCGAACTTTTCACTAATCCCCAAGAAAAACAAACCGAAGACTATATTTCTGGTAACTTTGGCTAG
- the pstB gene encoding phosphate ABC transporter ATP-binding protein PstB: MTTETAEKVEYIIETKDVDLFYGSKQALQKIALNIKKNQVTALIGPSGCGKSTFLRTLNRMNDLIPNVKTTGEIHIGGENVQDPKIDMVNLRKKVGMVFQQANPFPFSIYDNVAYGPRMHGVKDKKVLDEIVERSLRQAALWEEVHDRLDRSAIGMSGGQQQRLCIARVLAVKPDVILMDEPTSALDPISTAKVEDLILELKKDYTIVIVTHNMQQASRISDETAFFLNGRIVEFSDTTSIFTNPAEKETEDYISGRFG; encoded by the coding sequence ATGACAACCGAAACTGCTGAAAAAGTAGAGTATATCATTGAAACAAAAGATGTAGATTTATTTTATGGTTCCAAACAAGCACTACAAAAAATCGCTTTAAATATTAAAAAGAATCAAGTTACCGCTTTAATTGGTCCGTCGGGTTGTGGAAAATCTACTTTCCTTCGCACGCTTAATCGAATGAATGATTTAATTCCTAATGTAAAAACGACTGGAGAAATTCATATTGGCGGCGAAAATGTGCAAGATCCTAAAATCGATATGGTTAACTTACGAAAAAAAGTGGGAATGGTCTTTCAACAAGCCAACCCGTTCCCGTTTTCGATTTATGATAATGTTGCTTATGGCCCACGGATGCACGGTGTGAAAGATAAAAAAGTGCTTGATGAGATTGTAGAGAGAAGTTTGCGTCAGGCGGCTCTTTGGGAAGAAGTGCATGATAGACTAGATCGTTCAGCGATTGGGATGTCTGGTGGACAACAGCAGCGACTTTGCATCGCGCGCGTTCTGGCCGTTAAACCGGATGTTATCTTGATGGATGAACCAACTTCGGCGCTAGACCCAATTTCGACGGCAAAAGTAGAAGATTTGATTCTAGAATTAAAGAAAGACTATACGATTGTAATTGTGACGCACAATATGCAACAAGCGTCCCGGATTTCCGATGAAACTGCCTTTTTCTTAAATGGTCGCATCGTGGAATTCTCAGACACGACAAGTATTTTTACTAACCCAGCAGAAAAAGAAACCGAAGACTATATTTCAGGACGATTTGGATAA
- the phoU gene encoding phosphate signaling complex protein PhoU, with protein sequence MVVRKIFTEQLNDLHQHLMEMGMLANEAIFKAVKSLVHRDTELAKQVVAEDKAINNMELSLEQRSFELIALQQPVGMDLRKIVTVLKTSSDLERIGDHAVSIAKTAILIGESKVLKPIPEIPEMGEIVKSMLQDVLKAYLAEDDVAAREIAARDNEVDKLHKIVYQKCIHFMQEEPEHIEDVSQLLLVSQYIERIGDYVTNVCEWIVYLKSGEIEDLNR encoded by the coding sequence ATGGTAGTCAGAAAAATTTTTACGGAACAGTTAAACGACTTGCACCAACATCTAATGGAAATGGGAATGCTTGCGAATGAAGCAATTTTTAAGGCAGTGAAGTCACTCGTACACCGCGATACGGAGCTTGCCAAACAAGTTGTTGCAGAAGATAAAGCAATCAATAATATGGAGCTTTCACTGGAACAACGCTCTTTTGAATTAATCGCTTTGCAGCAACCAGTTGGCATGGATTTACGAAAAATTGTTACTGTGCTGAAAACAAGTTCTGATTTAGAACGGATTGGCGACCACGCAGTAAGTATTGCCAAAACAGCTATTTTAATTGGTGAAAGTAAAGTTTTAAAGCCTATTCCTGAAATTCCGGAAATGGGCGAGATTGTCAAATCAATGCTACAAGACGTATTAAAAGCTTATCTAGCAGAAGATGATGTAGCTGCTCGTGAAATTGCCGCGCGCGATAATGAAGTTGATAAACTTCATAAAATCGTCTATCAAAAATGTATTCATTTCATGCAAGAAGAGCCGGAACATATTGAAGACGTTTCGCAGTTACTGTTAGTTTCCCAGTACATCGAACGTATTGGTGATTACGTAACGAATGTGTGCGAATGGATTGTTTACTTGAAGAGCGGAGAAATTGAAGATTTAAATAGATAA
- a CDS encoding ArsR/SmtB family transcription factor: protein MENAKQPLDEETLFSVTQIFKALSDPTRVQILNLLQDREYSVNDIARTLAFNQTTVSHQLRFLKNLRLVKSRREGTTIYYMQDDNHVLELLTQAIRHVHHH from the coding sequence ATGGAAAACGCAAAACAACCATTAGATGAAGAAACGCTATTTAGTGTGACGCAAATTTTTAAGGCGCTTTCTGATCCAACGCGTGTACAAATATTAAATTTACTTCAGGATCGCGAATACTCTGTGAATGATATTGCACGGACACTTGCGTTTAACCAGACAACAGTTTCGCATCAGTTGCGATTTTTAAAAAATTTAAGGCTTGTGAAATCGAGACGTGAAGGTACGACCATTTATTATATGCAAGATGATAATCACGTATTAGAATTACTCACACAAGCAATCCGACATGTGCATCATCATTAA
- a CDS encoding HD domain-containing protein: MGIHQYFQSLSDLENIYRCPGKFKYQEHSVAEHSYKVSSIAQFFGAVEEEAGNEVNWRALYEKALNHDYSELFIGDIKTPVKYATTELREMLSEVEESMTKNFIEREIPETFQPIYRHLLKEGKDSTLEGKILAISDKVDLLYESFGEIQKGNPENIFVEIYSEALATIYQYREMASVKYFLKEILPDMLAEKGIEKTELPQLTTEITTKALRDA, from the coding sequence ATGGGAATTCATCAATATTTCCAAAGTTTATCAGATTTAGAAAACATTTATCGTTGCCCCGGAAAATTTAAATACCAAGAGCATTCGGTTGCAGAACACTCGTATAAAGTATCGTCCATTGCCCAATTTTTTGGTGCGGTAGAGGAAGAAGCTGGAAATGAAGTGAATTGGCGCGCACTATATGAAAAAGCGTTAAATCATGATTATTCAGAGCTTTTCATCGGGGACATTAAAACGCCTGTGAAATACGCAACGACAGAACTGCGCGAAATGCTTTCAGAAGTAGAAGAAAGCATGACGAAAAACTTTATCGAGCGAGAAATTCCAGAAACTTTCCAACCAATTTATCGTCATTTGCTAAAAGAAGGCAAAGACAGTACGTTAGAAGGGAAAATCCTCGCTATTTCTGATAAAGTTGATTTGTTATATGAATCCTTTGGCGAAATCCAAAAAGGAAATCCCGAGAATATTTTTGTGGAAATTTATAGTGAAGCACTTGCGACAATTTACCAGTACCGGGAAATGGCTAGTGTGAAGTACTTTTTAAAAGAAATCTTACCAGATATGCTTGCTGAAAAAGGCATCGAAAAAACAGAATTACCACAGTTAACGACGGAAATAACGACAAAAGCATTGCGAGACGCTTAA
- a CDS encoding CsbA family protein — MDQIISALIFPCLLVILFARITYNRYVALLLMVILIAASAKLGYTNSLWLVVIDAFSMTIGFVLATYMLRRLKKSGSDF; from the coding sequence ATGGATCAAATTATATCTGCGCTTATTTTCCCTTGTCTGCTTGTTATTCTTTTTGCGAGAATCACTTATAATCGTTATGTGGCGCTGCTTTTGATGGTGATTTTGATTGCTGCATCCGCTAAGTTAGGGTATACTAATTCGCTTTGGCTCGTTGTGATTGATGCCTTTTCGATGACAATCGGTTTTGTGCTTGCGACTTATATGCTGCGCCGTTTGAAGAAAAGCGGTAGTGACTTTTAA
- the uvrB gene encoding excinuclease ABC subunit UvrB has protein sequence MKDKFELVSKYSPQGDQPRAIEQLVAGLRKGLKHQTLLGATGTGKTFTVSNVIQEVNKPTLVMAHNKTLAGQLYSEFKEFFPNNAVEYFVSYYDYYQPEAYVPQSDTYIEKDASINDEIDKLRHSATASLFERRDVIIIASVSCIYGLGSPIEYGEMLVSLRVGMEISRDELLRKLVDIQYDRNDIDFQRGRFRVRGDVVEIFPASRDEHCMRIEFFGDEIERIREVDALTGEIIGEREHVSIFPASHFVTRPDIMKKAVVNIKAELEDRLKVLRADNKLLEAQRLEQRTNYDLEMMEEMGYCSGIENYSRHLSLRPAGVTPYTLLDYFPDDFQMVIDESHVTMPQIRGMFNGDQARKQMLVDHGFRLPSALDNRPLRLEEFEKHINQIMFISATPGPYELEKNPDVIEQIIRPTGLLDPIVEIRPIQGQIDDLMDEINDRVEKNERVLITTLTKKMSEDLTNYLKEAGVKVQYLHSEVKTLERIEIIRDLRLGVYDVIVGINLLREGIDLPEVSLVAILDADKEGFLRSERSLIQTMGRAARNENGRVIMYADKMTDSMRNSIGETERRRKIQIEYNEKHGITPKTIKKEIRGIIAATSAADEREAVKQHDLSKMSKKERDVFIEGMEHEMKEAAKALDFERAAELRDALLEIKAEG, from the coding sequence TTGAAGGATAAATTTGAGTTAGTTTCTAAGTATAGCCCACAAGGAGACCAACCTAGAGCAATAGAACAATTAGTTGCGGGATTAAGAAAAGGCTTGAAACACCAAACTTTACTTGGTGCAACCGGTACAGGGAAAACTTTTACCGTATCCAACGTGATTCAAGAAGTAAATAAGCCAACACTTGTAATGGCTCATAATAAGACGCTAGCAGGTCAGCTGTATAGCGAATTTAAAGAGTTTTTTCCGAATAATGCTGTAGAATATTTTGTCAGTTATTATGACTATTATCAACCAGAAGCCTATGTTCCACAAAGTGATACGTACATCGAGAAAGACGCCAGTATCAATGATGAAATCGACAAGCTTCGTCACTCGGCTACGGCCTCTCTTTTTGAACGTCGCGATGTCATTATTATCGCCAGTGTGTCGTGTATTTATGGCTTAGGTTCGCCAATTGAATACGGAGAAATGCTCGTTTCGCTTCGTGTCGGTATGGAGATTAGTCGTGATGAATTACTGCGCAAATTAGTAGATATCCAATATGATCGAAATGATATAGATTTCCAACGCGGCCGCTTCCGAGTTCGCGGTGACGTGGTCGAAATTTTCCCAGCATCAAGAGATGAACATTGTATGCGGATTGAATTTTTCGGCGATGAAATTGAACGTATTAGAGAAGTAGATGCGCTAACTGGCGAAATTATCGGAGAAAGAGAACACGTCTCCATTTTCCCAGCGTCTCACTTTGTTACCAGACCAGATATTATGAAAAAAGCAGTCGTTAATATAAAAGCAGAACTAGAAGACCGTCTCAAAGTATTGCGTGCGGACAATAAATTACTCGAAGCGCAACGACTGGAACAACGGACGAATTATGATTTAGAAATGATGGAAGAAATGGGCTATTGCTCGGGTATTGAAAACTATTCCAGACATCTATCTCTTCGCCCAGCTGGAGTTACGCCGTATACTTTACTGGACTATTTCCCAGATGATTTCCAAATGGTCATAGATGAGTCACACGTTACGATGCCGCAAATTCGCGGAATGTTCAACGGAGACCAAGCCAGAAAACAAATGCTTGTCGATCACGGTTTTAGATTGCCAAGTGCTTTAGATAACCGACCACTTCGACTAGAAGAATTTGAGAAACATATCAACCAAATCATGTTCATATCCGCCACACCAGGCCCATACGAACTAGAAAAAAACCCAGATGTCATCGAACAAATCATTCGACCAACTGGCTTGCTAGATCCGATTGTAGAAATTCGCCCAATTCAAGGACAAATCGATGACTTAATGGATGAAATTAACGACCGTGTCGAGAAAAATGAACGCGTCTTAATTACAACGTTAACGAAAAAAATGTCCGAGGATTTAACCAACTATCTCAAAGAAGCTGGCGTCAAGGTCCAATATCTACACTCAGAAGTAAAAACATTAGAACGAATTGAAATTATTCGCGATTTACGACTTGGCGTGTATGACGTTATCGTCGGAATTAACTTGCTGCGTGAGGGAATCGATTTACCGGAAGTTTCATTGGTAGCAATTTTAGATGCAGATAAAGAAGGTTTCCTACGTTCCGAACGGTCGCTCATTCAAACAATGGGACGTGCTGCGCGTAATGAAAATGGTCGAGTAATCATGTACGCAGATAAAATGACTGACTCCATGCGCAATTCCATTGGCGAAACAGAACGTCGTCGTAAAATCCAAATCGAATATAATGAAAAACATGGAATTACACCAAAAACAATCAAAAAAGAAATTCGTGGTATCATCGCAGCAACTTCTGCCGCAGATGAAAGAGAAGCAGTGAAGCAACATGATTTAAGTAAGATGTCTAAGAAAGAACGCGATGTATTCATTGAAGGTATGGAACATGAAATGAAAGAAGCAGCTAAAGCACTTGATTTCGAACGTGCTGCTGAACTTCGTGATGCTTTACTGGAAATAAAAGCGGAAGGATGA